In one window of Calypte anna isolate BGI_N300 chromosome 1, bCalAnn1_v1.p, whole genome shotgun sequence DNA:
- the OMP gene encoding olfactory marker protein encodes MAAEAGMLELPFIWDEQLTRCMRLRFQSLQQKNTKPQDGEKLLQPNEHVYRVDFIQQHNLSFLRWNIQLERAGKVMVTGTSQHWTPDLTHLMNRQLLDPVGIFWKKPGAKEVECNEADAQEFGERIAELAQIRKVMYFLFTFTDGLEPAQLKGSIIFKA; translated from the coding sequence aTGGCAGCTGaggcagggatgctggagctgccctTCATCTGGGATGAGCAGCTCACCCGCTGCATGCGGCTGAGATTCCAGAGCCTCCAGcagaaaaacaccaaaccccaggatggggagaagctgctgcagcccaaCGAGCACGTTTACCGAGTGGATTTCATCCAACAGCACAACCTCAGCTTCCTCCGCTGGAATATCCAACtggagagagctgggaaggTGATGGTGACTGGGACCTCCCAGCACTGGACTCCTGATCTCACCCATCTGATGAATCGGCAGCTGCTGGACCCAGTGGGTATCTTCTGGAAGAAGCCAGGAGCCAAGGAGGTGGAATGCAACGAGGCAGATGCCCAGGAATTTGGGGAGAGGATAGCAGAATTAGCCCAGATCCGTAAGGTGATGTATTTCCTCTTCACTTTCACCGACGGCCTTGAACCAGCTCAGCTGAAGGGTTCCATCATTTTTAAAGCCTGA